The following coding sequences are from one Chitinimonas sp. BJYL2 window:
- a CDS encoding glycosyltransferase family 25 protein: MTADALPRIHILSLADCTERRVHMAEQFAHHAPGIAYEFFDAQRISRREDYPADYDVRARQRLFGDDLRPGEVGCFMSHRALWQACAASPDAAWCILEDDIVLTPDFVPALRALMAHRQDWDIVRLMTLLPRRGGWCQQALDASYALHAHDRPPSGLQGYLIQPHSAAALAKLAASIVWPIDETVDLYWQHKQRLYTLMPAAIDLAPAFNSTIGQRSSSRRPRWRKWQRELINGWQGLSRKLFNLRHYGRC; encoded by the coding sequence ATGACGGCTGATGCCTTGCCACGGATCCATATCCTCTCGCTCGCGGATTGCACCGAGCGGCGCGTGCACATGGCCGAGCAGTTTGCACATCATGCGCCCGGCATAGCGTACGAATTCTTCGACGCGCAACGCATCTCGCGCCGCGAGGACTATCCCGCCGATTACGATGTGCGCGCCCGTCAGCGCCTGTTCGGTGACGACCTGCGCCCCGGCGAGGTAGGTTGCTTCATGAGCCACCGGGCACTATGGCAAGCCTGCGCAGCATCCCCGGACGCGGCATGGTGCATTCTGGAAGACGATATCGTGCTCACCCCCGACTTCGTCCCGGCCCTGCGTGCACTCATGGCACACCGTCAAGATTGGGACATCGTCCGACTGATGACCTTGTTGCCGCGACGTGGCGGATGGTGCCAGCAAGCACTGGATGCGAGCTACGCGCTGCACGCCCATGATCGCCCGCCATCCGGCCTGCAAGGCTATCTGATCCAGCCGCACAGCGCGGCAGCCCTGGCCAAGCTTGCCGCGTCCATCGTCTGGCCCATCGATGAAACCGTTGATCTTTACTGGCAACACAAGCAGCGGCTGTATACCCTGATGCCCGCCGCGATAGACTTGGCCCCGGCGTTCAATTCCACTATCGGCCAGCGCAGCAGCAGCCGGCGCCCTCGCTGGCGCAAGTGGCAGCGCGAGTTGATCAATGGCTGGCAGGGCCTCTCCAGAAAACTCTTTAACCTCCGCCATTACGGGCGATGCTGA
- a CDS encoding GtrA family protein, whose product MVKLAELFRFGVVGGGVFALDTGLFLIVYHLTSHAALSNLVSMLAGFLMGLFAHHRITFKQQQPLRLATALRYGGGFAFNLLLGTVLLSVSLAAGMMPLWAKLLATAAVVISNYLISRYFVFRAH is encoded by the coding sequence ATGGTGAAGTTGGCTGAACTATTCCGTTTTGGCGTGGTGGGTGGCGGTGTGTTTGCACTGGATACCGGCCTGTTTCTCATCGTGTACCATCTCACATCTCACGCCGCCCTGTCCAATCTGGTCAGCATGCTGGCAGGCTTTCTGATGGGCCTGTTTGCGCACCACCGGATCACCTTCAAGCAGCAACAACCACTCCGACTGGCGACCGCCTTACGCTACGGGGGTGGCTTCGCATTCAACCTGCTGCTGGGGACCGTCTTGCTATCGGTCAGTCTGGCCGCAGGCATGATGCCACTTTGGGCCAAACTACTGGCCACTGCCGCCGTTGTCATCAGCAACTATCTGATATCCCGATACTTTGTATTCCGCGCTCACTGA
- a CDS encoding glycoside hydrolase family 99-like domain-containing protein, translating into MPREPKLLAFYLPQFHPIPENDAWWGKGFTEWTNVVQGRPQFQAHYQPHVPADLGFYDLRLRESRAAQAALARAYGIDGFCYHYYWFGGKRLLEQPLEAMLADGEPDLPFCLCWANENWTRRWNGEERDVLIAQSHSPEDDLAMFADVSRHFADPRYIRIDGRPVFLVYRADILPDPMATVRRWREQAAREGLADPYLCAVQSFGIGDPTGWGFDAAVAFPPHGVVAAEYATEETHAVPGFKGRVFDYLDAVRFDLARAPVNYPRFPCVMPSWDNTARRRQFGHCYQGSHPMVYRAWLADAIARSQRDPHTPAPLVFINAWNEWAEGCHLEPDLRYGHAWLQATQAARHHGPAPDKLLDGLIAGLSPASQDVGVGDAWEYIELDTKSSRRVPPSRRQRFYLSARGFFNRWPRLKKAIRPFARFLGFID; encoded by the coding sequence ATGCCCAGAGAGCCTAAACTGCTGGCCTTTTATTTACCCCAGTTCCATCCGATTCCTGAGAACGATGCATGGTGGGGCAAGGGCTTTACCGAGTGGACCAATGTTGTCCAGGGGCGCCCACAGTTTCAGGCGCACTATCAGCCCCACGTGCCGGCGGACCTCGGCTTCTACGATCTGCGCCTGCGAGAGAGCCGTGCAGCTCAGGCAGCTCTGGCCCGCGCATACGGCATTGACGGCTTCTGTTACCACTACTACTGGTTTGGCGGTAAGCGGCTGCTGGAGCAGCCGCTGGAGGCCATGCTGGCCGATGGCGAACCTGATCTGCCCTTCTGCCTGTGCTGGGCGAACGAAAACTGGACCCGGCGCTGGAACGGCGAGGAGCGAGATGTCCTGATCGCACAGTCGCATAGTCCCGAGGACGATCTGGCGATGTTTGCGGATGTAAGCCGACATTTCGCCGATCCGCGTTATATCAGGATTGATGGCCGTCCCGTGTTCCTGGTCTACCGCGCCGATATACTGCCTGACCCGATGGCCACCGTTCGCCGTTGGCGCGAACAGGCCGCGCGAGAGGGGCTGGCCGATCCCTATCTGTGCGCCGTGCAGAGCTTCGGTATTGGTGACCCTACCGGCTGGGGATTTGACGCGGCCGTCGCATTCCCGCCCCATGGCGTGGTGGCCGCCGAGTACGCCACGGAGGAGACGCACGCGGTGCCGGGATTCAAAGGACGTGTCTTCGATTATCTGGATGCGGTCCGTTTTGATCTGGCTCGCGCACCGGTCAATTACCCGCGCTTTCCCTGTGTCATGCCCAGTTGGGACAATACAGCAAGGCGTCGGCAGTTTGGCCACTGCTATCAGGGCAGTCACCCAATGGTTTACCGAGCTTGGCTCGCCGATGCTATTGCGCGCAGCCAGCGCGACCCCCATACGCCCGCACCATTGGTATTCATCAATGCATGGAACGAATGGGCCGAGGGCTGCCATCTGGAGCCCGACCTGCGTTACGGCCATGCCTGGCTACAGGCTACGCAGGCAGCGCGTCACCATGGTCCTGCACCAGATAAGTTGTTAGATGGACTGATAGCCGGATTAAGTCCCGCAAGCCAAGACGTAGGTGTTGGAGATGCTTGGGAGTACATTGAGCTGGATACTAAAAGCTCAAGGCGCGTGCCGCCTAGCAGGCGCCAGCGTTTCTATTTAAGTGCAAGAGGTTTTTTTAATCGCTGGCCAAGGCTCAAAAAGGCGATTCGCCCTTTTGCTCGTTTTCTTGGTTTTATTGATTAA
- a CDS encoding 2OG-Fe(II) oxygenase: MTAFESRLPDLINSLANEGWAICDDFLCADEVRALRQEGERRLVAGEFHRAGVGRGSAQQIRDDIRGDAVRWLDPHAPSDAERCYWSRIESLKCELNRQLFLGIREGEFHYASYPVGSFYQRHIDRFRDDDARTVSVVCYLNDAWETTHGGQIRLWLGASPNDEYLDISPIGGRLVLFMSDRFWHAVQPANRVRWSLTGWMRR, from the coding sequence ATGACCGCTTTTGAATCCCGCTTGCCCGACCTGATCAACAGCCTTGCCAATGAAGGCTGGGCGATTTGCGACGACTTCCTGTGCGCCGATGAAGTGCGCGCCCTCCGCCAAGAGGGTGAGCGCCGTCTGGTAGCCGGCGAATTCCATCGCGCTGGCGTGGGTCGCGGCAGCGCTCAGCAAATCCGCGACGATATTCGCGGCGACGCAGTGCGCTGGCTAGACCCCCATGCGCCGAGCGATGCCGAGCGCTGTTATTGGTCGCGGATCGAGTCACTGAAATGCGAACTTAATCGCCAACTCTTTCTGGGTATCCGCGAAGGTGAATTTCACTATGCGAGTTACCCGGTCGGCAGCTTCTATCAGCGCCATATCGACCGTTTCCGGGATGATGATGCGCGGACTGTCTCGGTCGTTTGCTATCTGAACGACGCTTGGGAAACCACCCACGGGGGGCAGATCCGCCTATGGCTGGGAGCCTCACCCAACGACGAGTATCTGGACATAAGTCCGATCGGCGGGCGTCTGGTTCTGTTCATGTCTGACAGGTTCTGGCACGCCGTCCAGCCTGCCAACCGGGTTCGCTGGTCACTCACAGGCTGGATGCGCCGATAG
- a CDS encoding homoserine O-acetyltransferase: protein MVNDPHSVGLVQAQCAHFDEPFQLQSGAVIPQYQLMYETYGTLNAERSNAILICHALSGNHHVAGRYTPEDKYPGWWDTMVGPGKPIDTRRFFVVGVNNLGGCHGSTGPSSIDPATGKPWGSRFPVVVVNDWVQTQARLADRLGIDRWAAIIGGSLGGMQALRWTVSFPQRVRHCLTIASAPRLTAQNIAFNDVARNAILTDPDFHGGDYYEHGVVPRRGLRLARMLGHITYLSDAGMGGKFGRQLKGDEYGFGFETDFEIESYLRYQGDRFADVFDANTYLLMTKALDYFDPARHFGGSLPAALAATQAKFLVVSFDSDWRFSPERSKETVKGLLDAKKHVSYAEIESVHGHDAFLMTDEPYMRLMRAYLNRVAEEVGA, encoded by the coding sequence ATGGTGAACGATCCCCACTCCGTCGGTCTGGTGCAGGCGCAATGCGCCCACTTTGATGAGCCCTTCCAGCTCCAGAGCGGTGCCGTCATCCCGCAGTATCAATTAATGTATGAGACCTACGGCACCCTGAATGCCGAGCGCTCCAATGCCATACTGATCTGCCACGCGCTCTCGGGTAACCACCACGTCGCAGGCCGGTATACGCCGGAAGACAAGTACCCCGGCTGGTGGGACACCATGGTCGGGCCGGGCAAGCCGATTGATACCCGTCGCTTCTTTGTCGTTGGCGTCAACAACCTTGGCGGCTGCCATGGCTCCACCGGCCCTTCCAGCATTGACCCGGCCACCGGCAAACCCTGGGGCTCGCGCTTCCCCGTTGTGGTCGTCAACGACTGGGTGCAGACACAGGCCAGACTGGCCGACCGGCTGGGCATCGATCGCTGGGCTGCCATCATCGGCGGTAGCCTCGGCGGCATGCAGGCGCTCCGCTGGACCGTGAGTTTCCCCCAGCGGGTACGTCACTGCCTGACCATCGCCTCGGCACCTCGCCTCACCGCCCAGAACATCGCCTTCAATGATGTGGCCCGCAACGCCATTCTCACCGACCCGGATTTCCACGGCGGTGATTACTACGAGCATGGCGTTGTCCCGCGCCGTGGCCTGCGCCTTGCGCGGATGCTGGGCCATATCACTTATCTCAGTGATGCCGGCATGGGCGGCAAATTCGGACGCCAGCTCAAGGGCGATGAATACGGCTTCGGCTTTGAGACCGACTTCGAGATCGAAAGCTATCTGCGCTATCAGGGCGACCGCTTTGCCGACGTGTTCGATGCCAATACCTACCTGCTGATGACCAAGGCCCTCGACTACTTCGACCCAGCACGCCACTTTGGCGGCAGTCTCCCCGCAGCGCTCGCTGCCACCCAGGCCAAGTTCCTGGTGGTCAGTTTCGACAGTGACTGGCGCTTCTCACCCGAGCGCTCCAAAGAAACCGTCAAAGGCCTGCTCGATGCCAAGAAGCATGTGAGTTATGCCGAGATTGAATCCGTACACGGCCACGACGCCTTCCTGATGACCGACGAACCCTATATGCGCCTGATGCGTGCTTATCTGAACCGTGTGGCAGAGGAGGTAGGCGCATGA
- a CDS encoding glycosyltransferase family 2 protein, whose protein sequence is MSSTHPLPRICAVVPAYKVHNFVVNVVNGLFDYVDHVFVVDDACPHASGHTVEQAFSGHPQVTVLRLPDNLGVGGAVMAGYKAAAEQGFEILIKVDGDGQMDPSFIPSLIAPIVAGEADYTKGNRFFEPDGLRSMPLVRLVGNAGLSFLTKLSTGYWQIMDPTNGFTAIHADVLPWIKLERVAQRYFFETDLLFRLGIVNAVVMDIPMPARYGDEVSNLRVGQALTDFSRKHAARIAKRITYQYFLRGFSLGSLCLALAMPLILFATLFGGYEWYRSITTGIPATAGSIMLAALPAMVGIQLLLSFFSLDMARHASKPLWILLYQRNNHTRRTHAPEKQGSQN, encoded by the coding sequence ATGTCCTCCACCCACCCTTTGCCGCGAATCTGCGCCGTTGTACCTGCCTACAAAGTCCACAACTTTGTTGTCAACGTCGTGAACGGCTTGTTTGATTACGTCGATCACGTATTCGTTGTGGATGACGCCTGTCCTCACGCATCAGGTCACACCGTTGAACAGGCATTTTCGGGCCATCCTCAAGTCACGGTGCTACGGTTGCCAGACAACCTGGGGGTCGGCGGCGCCGTCATGGCCGGTTACAAAGCGGCAGCAGAGCAAGGCTTCGAGATCCTGATCAAGGTGGACGGAGATGGTCAGATGGACCCGTCTTTCATCCCCTCACTGATCGCACCCATTGTGGCCGGCGAAGCCGACTACACCAAAGGCAACCGCTTTTTCGAGCCAGATGGGCTACGCAGCATGCCGCTGGTTCGCCTAGTAGGTAATGCAGGCCTATCCTTCCTGACCAAGCTGTCGACCGGCTACTGGCAGATCATGGACCCGACCAACGGATTCACTGCCATACACGCAGACGTGCTGCCTTGGATCAAACTGGAGCGCGTGGCCCAGCGCTATTTCTTTGAAACGGACCTGCTGTTCAGGTTAGGGATTGTAAACGCCGTCGTGATGGATATTCCCATGCCGGCACGCTATGGCGACGAGGTCAGCAACCTGAGGGTCGGCCAAGCCCTGACCGACTTCAGCCGTAAACATGCTGCCCGCATCGCCAAGCGGATTACGTACCAATACTTTCTGCGCGGCTTCAGTCTTGGATCGCTGTGTCTTGCGCTGGCTATGCCACTTATCCTGTTCGCCACACTGTTTGGCGGTTACGAGTGGTATCGCAGTATCACAACCGGCATTCCCGCAACCGCCGGCTCCATCATGCTCGCGGCGCTACCTGCCATGGTGGGCATTCAGTTGCTACTCAGCTTCTTTAGCCTTGATATGGCACGGCATGCAAGCAAACCACTCTGGATATTGCTCTACCAACGAAACAATCACACCCGGCGAACTCACGCCCCCGAGAAACAGGGGAGCCAAAATTAA
- a CDS encoding phytanoyl-CoA dioxygenase family protein, whose product MLRKWFGRTSKAVQAHVQKSMEMLGVIEFVQWEFVNSPQPLVGLAQLQFHVRASQFASREVEICLIRDRATIGLRKVPLDDAGGGTAWFALHTHVLDNGPHSLMATLLDAETKAELWRGEVEFDVSNVGELAESVSANFRRNEVGLVVDTFCDAESYDYADDTLKPWYDRPDAMEQIAAWEASGALPADIAAHFRHFVTEGYIVLEGLIDHELIDAVNSEIDDALASHYQGYEYGSSQRIEHLHTHYENARKLFLDRRYLDILDRLYRATARPCQTLTYVFGSQQDAHQDTVHLTPFPAGYMCGVWIALQDVVPNSGELAVYPRSHRLPRVYMHDVACAKVNGDWREFGEKVVGYWRELVSRNGLKAEPYLPKKGTVLIWHENLMHEGSVRRNPELPRRSMVIHTFADGAVVFYDSSGLVGHAVHRSELRRD is encoded by the coding sequence ATGTTAAGGAAATGGTTTGGCCGCACCTCTAAGGCGGTGCAGGCTCATGTGCAAAAAAGTATGGAAATGTTGGGCGTGATCGAATTTGTTCAGTGGGAGTTTGTTAATTCTCCACAGCCTCTAGTGGGGTTGGCCCAATTGCAATTCCATGTTCGCGCCAGTCAATTTGCCAGTCGGGAGGTGGAGATTTGCTTGATTAGAGATCGGGCAACGATTGGATTGCGAAAGGTTCCATTGGATGATGCCGGGGGGGGCACAGCTTGGTTTGCTCTCCATACGCATGTTCTTGATAACGGCCCCCATAGTCTTATGGCTACTTTGCTTGATGCCGAGACAAAGGCCGAGTTATGGCGTGGCGAAGTTGAATTTGATGTATCCAACGTTGGGGAGTTGGCGGAATCGGTATCGGCCAATTTCCGTCGTAACGAGGTAGGGCTGGTTGTTGATACGTTTTGCGATGCAGAGAGTTACGATTATGCTGATGATACTCTCAAGCCTTGGTATGACCGTCCTGATGCAATGGAGCAGATTGCCGCCTGGGAGGCGTCAGGCGCTCTTCCCGCCGATATCGCCGCCCATTTCAGACATTTTGTAACTGAGGGCTATATTGTTCTTGAGGGTTTAATTGATCACGAGTTAATTGATGCCGTTAATTCGGAAATTGATGATGCTCTTGCATCGCATTATCAAGGGTACGAGTATGGTTCCAGTCAACGCATCGAGCATTTGCACACGCATTATGAAAATGCGCGTAAGCTTTTTCTGGATAGAAGATATCTCGATATCCTTGACAGGCTCTATCGGGCGACCGCGCGCCCCTGCCAGACATTAACTTATGTCTTTGGCAGTCAGCAGGATGCTCACCAAGATACGGTGCATTTGACCCCCTTTCCAGCTGGCTACATGTGTGGAGTCTGGATTGCATTGCAAGATGTTGTGCCGAACTCTGGCGAGTTGGCGGTGTACCCGCGCAGTCATAGACTGCCGCGCGTTTACATGCATGATGTTGCATGTGCCAAGGTAAACGGGGATTGGCGAGAGTTTGGTGAAAAAGTCGTTGGTTATTGGCGTGAGCTCGTCAGTCGAAATGGCTTGAAGGCGGAGCCCTACTTGCCCAAAAAAGGAACTGTTCTAATTTGGCACGAGAACCTAATGCATGAGGGTAGCGTGCGGCGAAATCCTGAGTTACCACGTCGCTCTATGGTAATACATACCTTTGCGGATGGTGCTGTTGTGTTCTATGACTCATCCGGGCTCGTTGGCCACGCGGTTCATAGGAGCGAACTGCGCAGAGATTAA
- the metW gene encoding methionine biosynthesis protein MetW yields the protein MSTTTYIQTDTLRPDLARIAHWIAQETRVLDLGCGDGELLAWLRDHKQVSGYGVEIDVEGVIGCISRGVDVIQRDLESGLAGFEADSFDYVVLSLTIQSMKRVELILDEMLRVGRTGIITFPNFGYWENRWQLLFGRMPVSETIPYQWYNTPNIHLCTLHDFDDLITARGGRVTGQMVLHQGERVEFLPNLRGSLALVRFERA from the coding sequence ATGAGCACCACGACTTACATACAGACCGACACCCTGCGCCCCGACCTCGCCCGCATCGCTCACTGGATCGCCCAGGAAACCCGCGTACTGGATCTGGGCTGCGGCGACGGCGAGTTGCTGGCTTGGCTGCGCGATCACAAACAGGTCAGCGGCTATGGCGTGGAAATCGATGTCGAAGGCGTCATCGGCTGCATCAGCCGCGGCGTCGATGTCATCCAACGCGATCTGGAGTCCGGTCTGGCCGGCTTCGAGGCCGACAGCTTCGACTATGTGGTCCTGTCGCTCACCATCCAGTCGATGAAACGGGTGGAGTTGATCCTCGACGAGATGCTCCGCGTCGGTCGCACCGGCATCATCACCTTCCCTAATTTCGGCTATTGGGAAAACCGCTGGCAGCTGCTGTTCGGCCGCATGCCGGTATCGGAAACCATTCCTTACCAGTGGTACAACACCCCCAATATCCACCTGTGCACCCTGCACGACTTTGACGACCTGATCACAGCCCGCGGTGGCCGCGTGACCGGCCAGATGGTGCTGCACCAAGGCGAGCGGGTCGAGTTCCTGCCGAATCTGCGGGGTAGTCTGGCCTTGGTCCGTTTTGAGCGCGCCTGA
- a CDS encoding glycosyltransferase — protein sequence MPEIHLFARRADIESVLITLRDCLENSVHGLPVWIHAQGSLALALADALVPGRVQMAPADLWPNGDVILLAAGVRLPYGWDARLVGAAKLARGYATLSPLCRELPYHAPVAASVLEVSLDDADRIVLDGSLGEVWATPICSNACVLLFAKWVDPDSLQRWADAEQTEPFSLWLTEQNASHGLTDVVLVGAPDDFPRIALPEALSSWVAACGAINPLHYRQYRTHCFPPYLLDRRPVQLHVMHSWGGGLERWVQDYCKADTGRVNLVLKSIGNVGLYGQRVALYLGPEASEPVRVWQFDCAIRGTADHHPEYRRMLEDVISEFQVDAVIVSSLIGHALDAFRTGLPTVHVWHEYYPFCPALYIHRAGHTCSKCDPVALRTCRQENPLYHLFPTVLDEEWLALREQYAEAVLNNVVRLVAPTESVVRNYAALAPRLTKAEPVVIEHGVSWLEPGSWQPTVSTGRLTVVVLGRLSVAKGQALLDAALPEITGFADVVLLGCGDAGERYRHFKGLSVVPHYDALSLPTLLREYAPDIGLLLSIVPETFSYTLSELMCAGIPPLATNHGAYLSRIQDGVNGYLCPPDAGLIVRRLKSLDADRNSLKRTRDVLVADGHRTTQDMVADYHALLPLRAMAAGYSPRRRGLEPCEPGTLVGQMAGFPKPFRQALYDAHGYLRVKLSQSAKLRPWQRRGLQYLLELGMRAIYKLWGIAGRLS from the coding sequence ATGCCGGAGATTCACCTTTTTGCTCGGCGAGCGGATATTGAATCTGTTCTGATCACGCTCAGGGATTGCCTCGAGAACTCGGTGCATGGCTTGCCCGTCTGGATTCATGCGCAGGGTTCCCTCGCGCTTGCGTTGGCGGATGCGCTGGTGCCGGGCCGTGTACAAATGGCCCCTGCAGACTTGTGGCCCAATGGCGACGTTATCCTGCTCGCGGCTGGCGTTCGCTTGCCCTATGGATGGGATGCGCGACTTGTCGGGGCCGCCAAGTTGGCACGGGGTTATGCGACGCTGTCGCCACTGTGTCGCGAGTTGCCATATCACGCACCTGTTGCTGCTTCAGTCTTAGAGGTGTCGTTGGATGACGCTGATCGTATCGTGCTGGACGGTAGTTTGGGCGAGGTATGGGCCACTCCGATTTGTTCAAACGCATGCGTGCTTCTGTTTGCGAAGTGGGTAGATCCTGACAGTTTGCAGCGGTGGGCCGATGCTGAACAAACCGAACCATTTTCCTTGTGGCTTACAGAGCAAAATGCGAGTCACGGCCTCACCGATGTGGTTTTGGTTGGCGCGCCAGACGATTTTCCTCGGATAGCCTTGCCTGAGGCTTTGTCATCTTGGGTGGCGGCGTGTGGGGCGATTAATCCTTTGCATTACCGCCAATACCGGACACACTGTTTTCCACCTTACCTGCTCGACCGTCGCCCAGTGCAGCTGCATGTCATGCACAGTTGGGGCGGGGGGCTGGAGCGCTGGGTGCAGGATTACTGCAAAGCAGATACCGGGCGGGTCAATCTGGTCCTGAAGTCTATTGGTAATGTGGGCCTGTATGGTCAGCGCGTTGCCTTATATCTAGGCCCCGAGGCCAGCGAGCCAGTAAGGGTATGGCAGTTTGACTGTGCGATTCGCGGTACTGCTGATCATCATCCCGAGTATCGTCGGATGTTGGAGGACGTAATCAGTGAGTTCCAAGTCGACGCAGTGATCGTTTCTTCATTGATCGGGCACGCGCTCGATGCGTTTCGGACCGGACTGCCTACCGTCCATGTATGGCATGAGTATTATCCATTCTGCCCGGCGCTTTACATTCATCGTGCGGGACATACCTGCAGCAAATGTGATCCCGTAGCATTGCGTACCTGTCGCCAGGAAAATCCGCTCTACCATCTTTTCCCCACTGTGCTTGATGAAGAGTGGCTTGCTTTGCGCGAGCAGTACGCTGAGGCAGTGCTGAATAACGTGGTAAGGCTGGTTGCTCCCACGGAATCCGTTGTACGCAACTATGCTGCCTTAGCTCCCCGATTGACCAAGGCGGAGCCGGTCGTCATTGAGCATGGTGTCAGTTGGCTCGAGCCTGGGTCATGGCAGCCAACTGTTAGTACCGGCAGGCTTACCGTGGTTGTGCTCGGCAGACTTTCGGTTGCCAAAGGGCAAGCTTTGCTGGACGCCGCCTTGCCGGAGATTACGGGTTTTGCGGATGTCGTCTTGCTGGGTTGCGGGGATGCTGGTGAGCGTTATCGCCACTTCAAGGGCTTGTCCGTGGTACCGCATTACGATGCGTTGAGTCTACCGACGCTCCTGCGGGAATATGCACCGGACATCGGTTTACTATTGAGTATTGTGCCGGAGACCTTCAGTTACACCTTGAGTGAGCTGATGTGTGCAGGTATTCCCCCGTTAGCCACGAACCATGGCGCCTACCTTAGTCGTATCCAAGATGGTGTGAATGGCTACCTGTGCCCCCCAGATGCCGGCCTCATCGTGCGACGACTCAAAAGTCTTGATGCGGATCGCAACTCCCTGAAGCGAACGCGGGATGTGTTGGTGGCAGATGGGCACCGTACGACACAGGACATGGTCGCTGATTATCATGCGCTGCTGCCGTTGCGGGCGATGGCGGCAGGTTATTCTCCGCGTCGTCGCGGCCTTGAGCCATGCGAGCCTGGCACCTTGGTGGGCCAGATGGCGGGCTTCCCGAAGCCCTTCCGGCAGGCACTTTACGATGCCCATGGTTATCTGCGTGTGAAGCTCAGCCAGTCTGCAAAACTTCGTCCGTGGCAGCGTCGAGGCCTGCAATACCTGCTGGAGCTGGGCATGCGGGCGATATACAAACTCTGGGGTATCGCAGGAAGATTGTCGTGA